The Chrysiogenia bacterium genome contains the following window.
TACGGGCAAGCATCGCCTCCGGGACAGTTGGCCTCATGCGGGCAGGCCTCCCCGCCAGGGCAGGGGCCCTTGTGCGGGCAGACAATGCCGTCGGGGCCCTGACCGTCGCACTTCATCTTCTTGTGCTTGCAGACGCGGCCCTCTTCATCGCCGCGGCAGCAACCGGCCTTCTTGTGCTTGGGGCAGTACTGGCCCTGCGCGGCGTCGTCGTGATGACCATGGTGAGGTCCCTTGGGACCGCAGGCGCTGGTGCCCATGGCCAGGAACAGGGCGAGCAGCAGCGCGCTCAGTGTGGTGATTCGTTTCATGTGATTCCTCCAGAGATGTGCTTACTGCCGGGCGGCGCCTCTCTACGCGCGGCGCTGTGCCCAGCCCATGTAGCTGATCTTCGTATCGGAGCTCGCGCGGCTCCGGATTCTATCGCCAAGCTGCGCATAGTTGAGCATGCCCAGCCGAAACTGCAAGAAGGATGAAACACTCTTAATCGGCCCGGCCGCCGGGGAGAGCCCGACGGTGTCCCGGTTTTCCAGTCCGTGGCGGGCCATGGCGGCGCTGAGCTCTTCGGGCTTGATAAACATGTCCCAGACGTGGACGTCGGGGGGTAGCAGGCGGGTGAGCGGCCAGTCCTGGAGCATCTTGATCATCACGAGCCGGCTCTGGGGCGTGCGGTTGATGGTGTCATAGAAGTAGTAGCCGCCTGGCTTTACCACCCGCGCGGTCTCGGCGATCACCTTGTCGAGATCGCTCACGTGTTCGAGCACGTCGCAGCAGTAGACCAGGTCGAAAGCAACGTCCTCGAAGGGGAGCTGCTCGCCGCTCCCGTGGACGT
Protein-coding sequences here:
- the ubiG gene encoding 3-demethylubiquinone-9 3-O-methyltransferase, which gives rise to DIGCGGGFLAEEFAGLGCKVTGLDPAADLLEAARAHARSRGLTIDYVHGSGEQLPFEDVAFDLVYCCDVLEHVSDLDKVIAETARVVKPGGYYFYDTINRTPQSRLVMIKMLQDWPLTRLLPPDVHVWDMFIKPEELSAAMARHGLENRDTVGLSPAAGPIKSVSSFLQFRLGMLNYAQLGDRIRSRASSDTKISYMGWAQRRA